From Halanaeroarchaeum sulfurireducens, a single genomic window includes:
- the endA gene encoding tRNA-intron lyase, producing the protein MDAEVHGDEIRVGGDARQRFHDARGYGRPLEGNRIALAPVEAAHLLYRGDLETVEGMDFRSFITTRPAGFGPRFLVYLDLRDRGFYLSPAREGWVDDPEGVDLIVYPRGKGPGDGEVAHRVRVVGERADVAARSLDDQVVAVVDEEGDLTYLAVSSVEPGGTTHVEWDEPVAGALLDDRVVVWDPPSILHDRAFYGKPLEGRAAAYEALHLSLVEGAYLAARGLLTLPDEGGVETLVEHGRSVEGDRFDRRLRAYSALRDRGAVPKTGFKFGADFRVYREVTSADDLGHSELLVRVVPADTRFAPRDLALDVRLAHGVRKRMVFALDAANEDTIRWRAVSRLTP; encoded by the coding sequence ATGGACGCCGAGGTGCACGGTGACGAGATTCGGGTCGGCGGTGATGCCCGGCAGCGGTTTCACGATGCGCGCGGCTACGGCCGACCGCTGGAGGGCAATCGCATCGCTCTTGCCCCCGTCGAGGCCGCACACCTGCTCTATCGTGGAGACCTCGAGACCGTCGAGGGGATGGACTTCCGGTCGTTCATCACTACCCGACCGGCCGGATTCGGGCCGCGCTTTCTGGTCTACCTCGACTTGCGCGACCGGGGATTTTACCTCTCGCCCGCCCGCGAGGGATGGGTCGACGATCCCGAGGGCGTGGACCTGATCGTGTACCCCAGGGGCAAGGGTCCGGGGGACGGCGAGGTCGCCCACCGCGTGCGGGTCGTCGGCGAGCGGGCGGACGTCGCTGCCCGCTCCCTCGACGATCAGGTCGTGGCGGTCGTCGACGAGGAGGGCGATCTCACGTATCTCGCGGTCTCGTCGGTCGAACCCGGGGGGACCACCCACGTCGAATGGGACGAGCCCGTGGCCGGAGCGCTCCTCGACGACCGGGTCGTCGTCTGGGATCCGCCGTCAATCCTGCACGACCGGGCATTCTACGGCAAGCCTCTGGAGGGGCGAGCCGCGGCCTACGAGGCACTCCACCTGTCTTTGGTCGAGGGTGCCTACCTGGCTGCCCGGGGGCTGCTCACACTGCCGGACGAGGGTGGCGTCGAGACGCTCGTCGAACACGGGCGCAGCGTCGAGGGCGACCGGTTCGACCGGCGACTGCGGGCGTACTCCGCGCTCCGCGACCGCGGGGCGGTTCCGAAGACCGGCTTCAAGTTCGGCGCCGATTTCCGGGTCTACCGCGAGGTGACGTCGGCGGACGATCTGGGCCACTCGGAACTCCTGGTGCGTGTCGTGCCGGCCGATACCCGGTTCGCCCCGCGGGACCTCGCCCTCGACGTCCGACTCGCCCACGGTGTCCGGAAGCGAATGGTTTTTGCGCTCGACGCGGCCAACGAGGATACGATACGGTGGCGTGCGGTCTCCAGGCTCACGCCCTGA